One Nitrososphaerota archaeon genomic window, TTTAAACTAGTAAGTTTTTCCAAAGCAACTGCAGGTTTTACTTCACTATCTTCCACTATAAATTTTACAGTTGAAGGAATACCAAGGTCTTTAAGGAAAGCATTTATTTCTTCAACAGCTATTTCTACAGCAGCTTTATCATTTTCACCAAAAGAAGCTAACGGTCCTGTCAATGGAAGAAGACCTCCAATTAATATTTCTTTAGGTAAACCTGCAGGGCCTCCAATAATAGTTGTAGGAGCTATAAACATTGAAGCTAAATAGCCTAAAACTAAGCCTATTATTAGTGCTACTACTATAGTTATAGCCATTATTTT contains:
- a CDS encoding ABC transporter substrate-binding protein; the encoded protein is MGNGKKAITKIMAITIVVALIIGLVLGYLASMFIAPTTIIGGPAGLPKEILIGGLLPLTGPLASFGENDKAAVEIAVEEINAFLKDLGIPSTVKFIVEDSEVKPAVALEKLTSL